One region of Citrus sinensis cultivar Valencia sweet orange chromosome 6, DVS_A1.0, whole genome shotgun sequence genomic DNA includes:
- the LOC102612372 gene encoding uncharacterized protein LOC102612372 yields MEKMERKRTLTMTWDGLADVDDDDDRFFETFDRISTAVPLDLASSDDDDDEDFEDSRMSFVSAVSSATHLHKHPTKKEFQNFARSAPGSMSPDYDVWMLAPGSITERRKRLFQDMGLSRDRELLSFKVDDNNVNNNNNTNSHHEAPASVSKNKNNNNNCNIKESEETKRHNSNLNPITQSHSESPVKRENSPTQENSPETTVVLVRSRSDGDIESLCIDKKRKEEMIGLISKQRLTRTSSMMLLQHAKVCPYQESVRVASKDSSGNSVRSVRRSGNFASILSSSRLGAFFLIKNLDTGKEFIVNEYSENGMWNKLSDLQTGKQLTMEEFEKSVGHSPVVKELMRRENVNRINDSARKFSANSYLSKSLRMSKRRGAALLKNIKGVAHSMSVKGDKECINPNPFLGDQREQKEQKQNKNVSNKWVKVRQSGKSYKDLSALHLCQEIQAHEGSIWTIKFSLDARFLASAGEDRVIHVWEVQECEVMSMSEGNLTPIHPSLCNSSDKASSLDGSSPNPPPEKKKKGKHSSPDYVHVPETVFSLSDKPFCSFIGHLDDVLDLSWSRSHLLLSSSMDKTVRLWDMETKSCLKLFAHNDYVTCIQFNPMDDDYFISGSLDAKVRIWSISDRLVVDWTDLHEMVTAACYTPDGQNALIGSHKGSCRLYSIEDGKLHQLNQVDFQTKKKSSTRKITGFQFSPSNPSEVLVTSADSRIRILDGLDIVHKFRGFRNTSSQISAAFNADGKYIISASEDSQVYVWKREEHRNASTGKRAIITTRNHEHFQCKDVSVAIPWPGMVKGEPPPTPVQTKKHAKRISSNPTSATSSPTKEGSPAGHSRRLLPPLPKKTNKVERVPSPPEEELSLISHDPGISESFTSNSSSIRSGDSPSISTASETNSNSYSPRQDDPASISSSTDRNSSSFTNWSSWFDVGSHSSHTVQATAWGLVIVTATLGGEIKTYQNFGIPRRLGRL; encoded by the exons atggaaaaaatggaACGCAAGCGAACGCTTACAATGACGTGGGACGGCCTCGCCGACGtggacgacgacgacgaccgATTTTTCGAAACCTTCGATCGAATCTCCACCGCCGTGCCTCTCGACTTGGCATCTtccgacgacgacgacgacgaagACTTCGAAGACTCCCGCATGTCGTTTGTCTCCGCGGTGTCGTCCGCTACTCATCTTCATAAGCACCCTACCAAAAAAGAGTTTCAAAACTTCGCCAGGTCAGCACCCGGTTCAATGTCCCCGGATTACGACGTCTGGATGCTGGCCCCCGGTTCGATCACCGAACGGCGGAAGAGACTTTTCCAGGACATGGGATTGTCTCGAGACAGGGAGCTTCTCAGCTTTAAAGTTGACGACAACAATgtcaataacaataacaatactAACAGCCACCATGAAGCTCCTGCAAGcgtgtcaaaaaataaaaataataataataattgtaatatcaAAGAGAGTGAAGAGACAAAACGGCATAATTCAAATCTGAATCCAATAACACAATCACATTCAGAGTCTCCggtgaaaagagaaaattctCCGACTCAAGAAAATTCTCCGGAGACGACGGTGGTGCTGGTACGGTCAAGATCAGACGGGGATATTGAATCTTTATGCATcgacaaaaagagaaaagaggaaATGATTGGCTTGATCTCGAAGCAGAGATTGACAAGAACGTCATCAATGATGCTGTTGCAGCATGCAAAGGTGTGTCCGTATCAAGAATCTGTAAGGGTGGCATCTAAGGACTCGTCAGGTAATAGCGTTCGTTCTGTCCGTAGGAGTGGGAATTTTGCGTCGATTTTATCCAGTAGTAGATTAGGTGCATTTTTCTTGATAAAGAATTTGGATACTGGGAAAGAGTTTATTGTTAATGAGTATAGTGAAAATGGGATGTGGAATAAGCTTAGTGATTTGCAAACTGGGAAGCAATTAACAATGGAGGAGTTTGAGAAATCTGTTGGCCATTCCCCCGTTGTTAAGGAACTAATGAGGAGGGAAAATGTGAATAGGATCAATGATTCTGCGAGAAAATTTAGCGCAAATTCGTATCTTTCCAAGAGTTTGAGGATGAGCAAGAGAAGGGGAGCTGCATTGTTGAAGAATATTAAAGGGGTGGCTCATTCTATGAGTGTTAAGGGAGATAAAGAATGCATTAATCCTAATCCATTTCTTGGAGACCAGAGGGAGCAGAAAGAGCAGAAACAGAACAAGAATGTTTCTAATAAATGGGTTAAAGTTAGGCAGTCTGGGAAATCTTACAAGGACTTGAGTGCTTTGCATTTGTGTCAAGAGATTCAGGCTCATGAGGGGTCTATATGGACAATTAAGTTCAGTTTGGATGCACGGTTTCTTGCTAGTGCAGGTGAAGATAGGGTAATTCATGTGTGGGAAGTGCAAGAATGTGAAGTTATGTCTATGAGTGAAGGGAATTTGACACCAATTCATCCTTCGTTGTGCAATTCATCAGATAAAGCAAGTTCATTGGATGGCTCATCGCCAAATCCTCCAccggagaagaagaagaaggggaAACATTCTTCCCCTGATTATGTTCATGTGCCAGAAACTGTGTTTTCGCTATCTGATAAGCCTTTTTGCTCTTTCATAGGTCATTTAGATGATGTTTTGGATCTCTCCTGGTCTAGATCTCAT CTGCTGCTTTCATCTTCAATGGATAAAACTGTCAGGTTATGGGACATGGAAACCAAGAGCTGTCTAAAGTTGTTTGCACACAATGATTATG TAACTTGCATTCAATTCAATCCTATGGATGATGATTATTTCATAAGTGGTTCACTTGATGCAAAGGTGAGAATCTGGAGCATATCTGATCGGCTTGTCGTTGATTGGACAGATCTTCATGAAATGGTCACAGCTGCTTGTTACACTCCTGATGGCCAG AATGCTCTCATTGGTTCGCATAAAGGGAGTTGTCGACTATACAGCATAGAGG ATGGCAAactacatcaattaaatcaggTTGATTTCCAGACCAAGAAGAAGTCTAGTACCAGAAAGATCACTGGTTTCCAG TTCTCCCCAAGCAATCCATCTGAAGTTCTGGTCACTTCTGCTGATTCCCGTATTCGAATTTTGGATGGTTTAGACATTGTTCATAAATTCAGAG GTTTCCGAAATACCAGCAGTCAAATTTCAGCTGCATTCAATGCAGatggaaaatatattataagtgCAAGTGAAGATTCTCAAGTATATGTCTGGAAGCGTGAAGAACATCGAAATGCAAGCACAGGAAAAAGAGCTATTATCACTACCAGAAATCATGAACACTTCCAGTGCAAAGATGTGTCAGTAGCAATACCTTGGCCTGGTATGGTGAAGGGTGAGCCGCCACCAACGCCAGTCCAAACCAAAAAGCACGCAAAACGTATCAGCTCAAATCCTACTTCTGCTACTAGTTCACCAACCAAGGAAGGGAGCCCTGCAGGTCACAGTAGGCGACTATTGCCACCTCTTCCAAAGAAAACCAATAAAGTAGAGCGAGTTCCAAGTCCGCCAGAAGAAGAACTCTCTTTAATTTCTCATGATCCTGGGATTAGTGAATCATTCacttcaaattcttcttcaatAAGATCTGGTGATTCACCTTCCATATCCACCGCCTCGGAAACAAACTCAAATTCTTACTCCCCGAGGCAGGATGACCCAGCTTCCATTTCTTCTAGCACAGATAGGAATTCTTCCTCATTTACAAATTGGTCTTCTTGGTTTGATGTTGGAAGTCATTCAAGCCATACAGTTCAAGCAACGGCTTGGGGCTTGGTAATTGTGACAGCCACTCTAGGAGGTGAAATCAAGACTTACCAAAATTTTGGAATACCCCGTAGGTTAGGCCGTCTGTGA